In one Pseudomonas purpurea genomic region, the following are encoded:
- the pstA gene encoding phosphate ABC transporter permease PstA yields the protein MKQNSLKGWFKSGAPGVWISGGAVSIAVIMTIGLLAVIAVRGLGHFWPADLVHASYDVPGQANHIVIGEVVQKEEVPRERLKSAGLPVPDQGPEFMTRELIKVGNRDLNGTDFTWIVGEWLTDQKTPPELMTLERREWGNFYGTLVNVKQDGKVIAEGEAAWPELQARIERVSKLAAQLKSLEKTDIGAINSGLERIRLHGRKLELDGKLDAAAQADMDGERAELNARYQDIEARLSDLHAQFNRDSLTARDANGKEVEIGIGKVVHAYQPNAMGTFTKIGFYFSKVWEFLSDDPREANTEGGIFPAIFGTVMMTLIMAMIVTPFGVLAAVYLREYARQGTMTRLIRIAVNNLAGVPAIVYGVFGLGFFVYVLGGSVDRLFFPEALPAPTFGTPGLLWASLTLALLAVPVVIVATEEGLARIPRTVREGSLALGATKAETLWKIVLPMASPAMMTGMILAVARAAGEVAPLMLVGVVKLAPSLPLDGNYPYLHLDQKIMHLGFHIYDVGFQSPNVEAARPLVYATALLLVLVIATLNLSAVYIRNHLREKYKALDS from the coding sequence GTGAAACAGAACTCCCTGAAAGGATGGTTCAAGAGCGGCGCCCCCGGCGTCTGGATCAGCGGTGGCGCGGTGTCCATCGCGGTCATCATGACCATTGGCCTGCTGGCGGTGATTGCCGTGCGCGGTCTGGGTCACTTCTGGCCGGCGGACCTGGTGCATGCCAGTTACGACGTGCCGGGCCAGGCCAATCACATCGTGATCGGCGAAGTCGTGCAAAAGGAAGAAGTGCCCCGTGAACGCCTGAAAAGCGCCGGCCTGCCGGTGCCGGACCAGGGCCCGGAATTCATGACGCGCGAGCTGATCAAGGTCGGCAACCGCGACCTGAACGGCACCGACTTCACCTGGATCGTCGGCGAGTGGCTGACTGACCAGAAGACCCCGCCTGAGCTGATGACCCTTGAGCGTCGCGAGTGGGGCAACTTCTACGGCACCCTGGTCAACGTCAAACAGGATGGCAAGGTCATCGCCGAAGGCGAGGCCGCGTGGCCAGAGCTGCAAGCGCGGATCGAGCGGGTCAGCAAACTCGCCGCGCAACTCAAGAGCCTGGAAAAAACCGACATCGGCGCGATCAACTCAGGCCTGGAGCGCATCCGTCTGCACGGTCGCAAGCTGGAACTGGACGGCAAACTCGATGCCGCGGCCCAAGCCGACATGGATGGCGAGCGCGCTGAACTGAATGCGCGTTATCAGGACATCGAAGCACGCTTGAGCGACCTGCACGCGCAGTTCAACCGCGACAGCCTGACCGCTCGCGATGCCAACGGCAAAGAAGTTGAAATCGGCATCGGTAAAGTGGTGCACGCCTATCAGCCGAACGCCATGGGCACCTTCACCAAGATCGGCTTCTACTTCAGCAAGGTCTGGGAGTTCCTCAGCGACGACCCGCGTGAAGCAAACACCGAAGGCGGGATCTTCCCGGCCATCTTCGGCACCGTGATGATGACCCTGATCATGGCGATGATCGTCACCCCGTTCGGCGTACTGGCGGCGGTGTACCTGCGTGAATATGCGCGTCAGGGCACCATGACCCGTTTGATCCGGATCGCGGTGAACAACCTGGCGGGCGTCCCGGCGATTGTCTACGGGGTGTTCGGCCTGGGCTTCTTCGTCTATGTACTGGGCGGTTCGGTTGACCGGTTGTTCTTCCCGGAAGCCTTGCCGGCGCCGACCTTCGGTACGCCGGGCCTGCTCTGGGCTTCGTTGACCCTGGCGCTGCTGGCGGTGCCGGTGGTGATCGTGGCCACTGAAGAAGGCCTGGCGCGGATTCCTCGCACCGTGCGTGAAGGCTCGTTGGCCCTCGGCGCGACCAAGGCGGAAACCTTGTGGAAAATCGTGCTGCCGATGGCCAGCCCGGCGATGATGACCGGCATGATCCTCGCCGTGGCCCGTGCCGCTGGCGAAGTGGCGCCGCTGATGCTGGTGGGTGTGGTGAAACTGGCGCCGTCGCTGCCGCTGGACGGCAACTACCCGTACCTGCACCTGGATCAGAAGATCATGCACCTGGGCTTCCACATTTATGACGTCGGCTTCCAGAGCCCGAACGTCGAGGCCGCGCGACCGCTGGTGTATGCCACGGCGCTGCTGCTGGTGCTGGTGATCGCCACGCTCAACCTGTCGGCGGTTTATATCCGTAACCACCTGCGCGAAAAGTACAAAGCACTGGATAGTTAA
- a CDS encoding ABC transporter permease subunit has protein sequence MQDAGKPLMISLEEQNQVAMRVSDKGQALFFDIDSGAELKRVDLPVPAGTTVTSIGEDQPGHPLVAVGLSNGQALVFRHTYKVSYPDGKKTISPAIEYPYGETPVALNEAGGALEHVSLNATDSTLVLAGSTGSQLHVLSVTSEENMMTGEVTNEQKRIDLPQMTEPVKNIFVDPRQQWLYVVNGRAQADVFSLRDKSLNGRYKLLEDGDAQVTASTQLVGGISLIIGDSKGGLAQWFMARDTDGEQRLKQIRTFQMGTTPIVEITAEERRKGFIALDASGKLGVFHSTAHRTLLVDQVVEGAGVFGLSPRANRVIVEAGGKLQPLLLDNPHPEVSWSALWSKVWYENYDEPKYVWQSTAANTDFEPKLSLSPLTFGTLKAAFYAMLLAAPLAVAAAIYTAYFMAPGMRRKVKPVIELMEAMPTVILGFFAGLFLAPYVEGHLPGIFSLLLLMPVGILVAGFTFSRLPESLRLKVPDGWESAILIPVIIFVGWLSLYMSPYMETWFFGGDMRMWISHDLGITYDQRNALVVGLAMGFAVIPNIYSIAEDAVFSVPRGLTLGSLALGATPWQTMTRVVILTASPGIFSALMIGMGRAVGETMIVLMATGNTPVMEMNLFEGLRTLAANVAVEMPESEVGGSHYRVLFLSALVLLLFTFVMNTLAELIRQRLRKKYSSL, from the coding sequence ATGCAAGACGCCGGCAAACCCCTGATGATCTCCCTCGAAGAGCAGAACCAGGTCGCCATGCGGGTTTCCGACAAGGGCCAGGCGCTGTTCTTTGACATCGACAGTGGCGCTGAACTCAAGCGCGTCGATCTGCCGGTTCCGGCCGGCACCACCGTGACGTCCATTGGCGAAGACCAACCGGGCCATCCGCTGGTGGCGGTGGGCTTGTCCAATGGCCAGGCACTGGTATTCCGTCACACCTACAAAGTCAGCTACCCGGACGGCAAGAAAACCATCTCGCCGGCCATCGAATACCCGTACGGTGAAACCCCGGTCGCGCTGAACGAGGCGGGCGGTGCGCTGGAGCATGTCAGCCTCAATGCCACCGACTCGACCCTGGTGTTGGCCGGCTCCACCGGTTCGCAGCTGCATGTACTGTCAGTGACCAGCGAAGAAAACATGATGACCGGTGAGGTCACCAACGAGCAGAAGCGCATCGACCTGCCGCAAATGACCGAGCCGGTGAAGAATATCTTTGTCGACCCGCGTCAGCAGTGGCTGTACGTGGTCAACGGTCGTGCCCAGGCCGACGTGTTCAGCCTGCGCGACAAGAGCCTCAACGGTCGCTACAAACTGCTTGAAGACGGCGACGCCCAAGTGACCGCGAGCACCCAACTGGTGGGCGGGATTTCGCTGATCATCGGTGATTCCAAGGGTGGCCTGGCCCAGTGGTTCATGGCCCGCGATACCGATGGCGAACAGCGCCTGAAGCAGATCCGTACGTTCCAGATGGGCACCACGCCTATCGTTGAAATCACCGCCGAAGAACGTCGCAAAGGCTTCATCGCCCTCGACGCTTCCGGCAAGCTCGGGGTGTTCCACAGCACCGCCCACCGCACCTTGCTGGTGGACCAGGTGGTCGAGGGCGCTGGCGTTTTCGGCCTGTCGCCGCGTGCCAACCGGGTCATCGTTGAAGCCGGCGGCAAGCTGCAACCGCTGCTGCTCGACAACCCGCACCCGGAAGTGTCGTGGAGCGCGCTGTGGAGCAAGGTCTGGTACGAAAACTACGACGAACCCAAATACGTCTGGCAATCGACTGCCGCCAACACCGATTTCGAACCCAAGCTGAGCCTCTCGCCACTGACCTTCGGTACGCTCAAAGCCGCGTTCTACGCGATGCTGCTGGCCGCCCCGCTGGCCGTTGCCGCCGCGATCTACACCGCGTACTTCATGGCGCCGGGCATGCGCCGCAAGGTCAAGCCGGTGATCGAACTGATGGAAGCGATGCCGACGGTGATCCTCGGCTTCTTCGCCGGCCTGTTCCTCGCCCCGTATGTCGAAGGCCACTTGCCGGGGATCTTCAGTCTGTTGCTGTTGATGCCGGTCGGCATTCTGGTCGCCGGTTTTACCTTCAGTCGCCTGCCTGAATCGCTGCGCCTGAAAGTGCCGGATGGCTGGGAAAGCGCAATCCTGATCCCGGTGATCATCTTCGTGGGCTGGCTCTCGCTGTACATGAGCCCGTACATGGAAACCTGGTTCTTCGGCGGTGACATGCGCATGTGGATCTCCCACGACCTGGGGATAACCTACGACCAGCGCAACGCACTGGTGGTCGGTCTGGCCATGGGCTTTGCAGTGATCCCGAACATCTACTCCATCGCCGAAGACGCCGTGTTCAGCGTGCCACGCGGTTTGACCCTGGGTTCCCTGGCACTGGGCGCCACGCCGTGGCAGACCATGACCCGCGTGGTGATCCTCACCGCCAGCCCGGGCATTTTCTCGGCGCTGATGATCGGCATGGGCCGTGCGGTCGGGGAAACCATGATCGTGCTGATGGCCACCGGTAACACCCCGGTCATGGAAATGAACCTGTTCGAAGGCCTGCGCACCCTGGCTGCCAACGTTGCGGTGGAAATGCCGGAGTCGGAAGTTGGCGGCAGCCACTACCGCGTGCTGTTCCTCTCGGCGCTGGTGCTGCTGTTGTTCACCTTCGTCATGAACACCCTCGCGGAACTGATTCGTCAGCGTCTGCGCAAGAAATACTCGTCGCTTTAA
- a CDS encoding phosphate ABC transporter substrate-binding protein PstS has product MKLKRLMAAMTFVAAGVATANAVAAVDPAIPSYTKTTGVSGNLSSVGSDTLANLMTLWAENYKKEYPNVNIQIQAAGSATAPPALTEGTSNLGPMSRKMKDTELAAFEQKYGYKPTAIPVAVDALAVFVHKDNPIQHLTMEQVDAIFSSTRLCGAKEEVKTWGDLGVKGDLANKPVQLFGRNSVSGTYGYFKEEALCKGDYKPNVNEQPGSASVVQSISSSLNGIGYSGIGYKTASVKTVALAKKGSTDFIEDTEENALNGKYPLSRFLYVYVNKAPNKPLAPLEAEFVKLVLSKQGQEVVVKDGYIPLPAKVAAKALADLGLQEGGAEVAKK; this is encoded by the coding sequence ATGAAACTGAAGCGTTTGATGGCGGCAATGACTTTTGTCGCTGCTGGCGTTGCGACTGCCAACGCAGTTGCCGCTGTTGACCCTGCTATCCCGAGCTACACCAAGACCACTGGTGTGTCGGGCAACCTGTCCAGCGTCGGCTCCGATACCCTGGCCAACCTCATGACCCTGTGGGCCGAGAACTACAAAAAAGAATACCCGAACGTAAACATCCAGATTCAGGCCGCTGGCTCCGCCACTGCGCCACCTGCGTTGACTGAAGGCACCTCTAACCTGGGCCCGATGAGCCGCAAGATGAAGGACACCGAACTGGCGGCCTTCGAACAGAAATACGGCTACAAGCCAACCGCAATCCCGGTTGCCGTGGATGCCTTGGCCGTGTTCGTGCACAAGGACAACCCGATCCAGCACCTGACCATGGAACAAGTCGACGCGATCTTCTCCTCGACTCGTCTGTGCGGCGCTAAAGAAGAAGTCAAAACCTGGGGCGACCTGGGCGTGAAAGGCGACCTGGCCAACAAGCCGGTTCAACTGTTCGGCCGTAACTCGGTATCCGGCACTTATGGCTACTTCAAAGAAGAAGCCCTGTGCAAAGGCGACTACAAGCCAAACGTCAACGAGCAACCAGGTTCAGCCTCGGTCGTGCAATCGATCAGCTCTTCGCTGAACGGCATTGGCTACTCGGGCATTGGCTACAAAACCGCCAGCGTGAAGACTGTGGCCCTAGCCAAGAAAGGCAGCACTGACTTCATCGAAGACACCGAAGAAAACGCCCTGAACGGCAAGTACCCGCTGTCGCGTTTCCTCTACGTGTACGTCAACAAAGCCCCGAACAAGCCTCTGGCCCCGCTGGAAGCCGAGTTCGTGAAACTGGTTCTGTCCAAACAGGGCCAGGAAGTTGTAGTGAAAGACGGCTACATCCCACTGCCAGCCAAAGTAGCCGCCAAGGCACTGGCTGACCTGGGCCTGCAAGAAGGCGGTGCTGAAGTCGCAAAAAAGTAA
- a CDS encoding MFS transporter encodes MTTAPSSIATPAQPARPLTRSDYKTLSLSALGGALEFYDFIIFVFFATVVGKLFFPLDMPDWLRQMQTFGIFAAGYLARPLGGIVMAHFGDLLGRKKMFTLSIFMMAVPTLIMGLLPTYAQIGIWAPILLLLMRVIQGAAIGGEVPGAWVFVSEHVPQRHIGYACGTLTSGLTAGILLGSLVATAINSLYTPEQVADYAWRIPFLLGGVFGLFSVYLRRWLHETPVFAELQLRKALAEEVPLQAVLRDHRGAIVISMLLTWLLSAGIIVVILMTPTVLQTIYHVSPTTALQANSLAIVFLSLGCVASGALADRFGAGRVFVFGSAALLISSWTFYHSLFDHPEWLFPMYALTGLLVGTIGAVPYVMVKAFPAVVRFSGLSFSYNLAYAIFGGLTPMVVTLLMKESPLGPAYYVAIICGIGILVGGYLWKNNR; translated from the coding sequence ATGACCACAGCGCCATCGAGCATCGCGACACCTGCGCAACCCGCACGTCCCTTGACCCGCAGTGACTACAAGACGCTGTCGCTTTCAGCCTTGGGCGGAGCGCTGGAGTTTTACGACTTCATCATCTTTGTGTTCTTCGCCACCGTGGTCGGCAAGCTGTTCTTTCCGTTGGACATGCCCGATTGGCTGCGTCAAATGCAAACCTTCGGGATCTTTGCGGCCGGTTACCTGGCCCGGCCACTGGGCGGGATCGTCATGGCGCACTTTGGCGACCTGCTGGGGCGCAAAAAGATGTTCACCCTGAGCATTTTCATGATGGCCGTGCCGACGCTGATCATGGGTTTGCTGCCGACTTACGCGCAGATTGGTATCTGGGCACCGATCCTGTTGCTGCTGATGCGGGTCATCCAGGGCGCGGCGATTGGCGGTGAGGTGCCGGGGGCCTGGGTCTTCGTTTCCGAACACGTGCCCCAGCGGCACATCGGCTACGCCTGCGGCACGCTGACGTCGGGCCTGACGGCGGGGATTCTGTTGGGTTCGCTGGTCGCCACGGCAATCAACAGCCTTTACACACCGGAACAAGTGGCCGATTACGCCTGGCGGATCCCGTTCCTGCTCGGCGGTGTGTTTGGCCTGTTCTCGGTTTACCTGCGCCGCTGGCTGCACGAAACCCCGGTGTTCGCCGAGCTGCAACTGCGCAAGGCCCTGGCCGAAGAAGTGCCGTTGCAAGCGGTGCTGCGCGATCATCGTGGTGCCATCGTCATCTCGATGCTGCTGACCTGGCTGCTGTCGGCCGGAATCATCGTGGTCATCCTGATGACCCCGACCGTGTTGCAAACCATCTACCACGTCTCGCCAACCACCGCATTGCAGGCCAACAGCCTGGCGATTGTGTTCCTGAGCCTGGGCTGCGTGGCCTCGGGCGCGCTGGCGGACCGTTTCGGCGCTGGCCGGGTGTTCGTGTTCGGCAGCGCGGCGTTGCTGATCAGCTCGTGGACCTTCTACCACAGCCTGTTCGATCACCCTGAGTGGCTGTTCCCGATGTATGCCCTGACCGGTCTGCTGGTCGGCACCATCGGTGCCGTGCCCTATGTGATGGTCAAAGCCTTCCCGGCGGTGGTGCGCTTCAGCGGCCTGTCGTTCTCCTACAACCTGGCCTACGCGATCTTCGGCGGCCTGACCCCGATGGTGGTGACACTGCTGATGAAGGAAAGCCCGCTGGGGCCTGCTTATTACGTGGCGATCATCTGCGGCATCGGGATTCTGGTGGGCGGCTATCTCTGGAAGAACAACCGCTAA
- a CDS encoding acyl-CoA thioesterase gives MIELEQEDPIPQGDLALQITALPRETNGFGDIFGGWLVSQMDLAGTAMASKVAGGRVATVAIDRMAFLVPVAVGAQLSFYTQATEIGRSSIKMMVEVWSDDPLSSEWRKVTEAVFVFVAIDGSGRTRSVPPRR, from the coding sequence ATGATAGAGCTCGAACAAGAAGATCCTATTCCGCAAGGCGACCTGGCCCTGCAAATCACCGCATTACCCCGCGAAACCAACGGCTTTGGCGATATTTTCGGCGGCTGGCTGGTGTCACAGATGGACCTGGCCGGCACGGCGATGGCCAGCAAGGTAGCCGGTGGTCGCGTGGCGACCGTGGCCATCGATCGCATGGCATTCCTGGTGCCGGTCGCCGTCGGCGCGCAGCTATCCTTCTATACCCAGGCAACGGAAATCGGCCGCAGCTCGATCAAGATGATGGTTGAGGTGTGGAGCGACGACCCGCTGTCCAGCGAATGGCGCAAGGTGACTGAAGCGGTGTTTGTGTTTGTCGCCATCGATGGCAGCGGTCGCACCCGCTCGGTGCCGCCACGGCGTTAA
- a CDS encoding D-hexose-6-phosphate mutarotase has translation MNTPNVEAVKLDELNCWRIRHGQAELLVAQQGAHILSYQLAGQPPLIWLNDEAVFKTGKSIRAGVPVCWPWFGNLDRNPPSVQAMRVGDQPAIAHGLVRAMDWELDGIEAEGDSLKVEFVLPYPEGGLPGWPHQVDLTLSIHLDEQLHIRLISHNRGTDSVSISQALHSYFAISDVRNVHLEGLDGLSYIETLDNWKTVTQAGDLRFTGETDRIYLDAPPTLSIVDPTWERRIELTASGSRTAVVWNPWIDRAAAFSDMADDGWQRMLCIETANVMGDVVNLAPGASHTLGVSIASTPL, from the coding sequence ATGAATACGCCCAACGTTGAAGCCGTGAAACTGGATGAACTGAACTGCTGGCGCATCCGTCACGGTCAGGCCGAATTACTGGTGGCCCAGCAAGGCGCGCACATCCTCAGTTATCAACTGGCCGGGCAACCGCCGCTGATCTGGCTCAACGATGAGGCGGTGTTCAAGACCGGCAAGAGCATCCGTGCAGGCGTTCCCGTGTGCTGGCCGTGGTTTGGCAACCTGGACCGCAACCCGCCGAGCGTGCAGGCGATGCGCGTCGGCGACCAACCCGCCATCGCCCACGGGCTGGTGCGCGCCATGGATTGGGAGCTCGACGGGATCGAAGCCGAAGGTGACAGCCTGAAGGTCGAATTTGTGTTGCCCTACCCTGAAGGCGGCCTGCCCGGCTGGCCCCATCAGGTCGACCTGACACTGAGCATTCATCTGGACGAGCAATTGCACATCCGCCTCATCAGCCATAACCGTGGCACCGACAGCGTGAGCATCAGCCAGGCGCTGCACAGTTACTTCGCGATCAGCGATGTGCGCAACGTGCATCTCGAAGGACTGGATGGCTTGAGCTATATCGAGACGCTGGATAACTGGAAAACCGTCACGCAGGCCGGTGATCTGCGATTTACCGGGGAAACCGACCGCATCTACCTCGATGCTCCGCCAACGCTGAGCATCGTCGACCCGACCTGGGAGCGGCGCATCGAGCTGACGGCCAGCGGTTCACGGACAGCAGTGGTCTGGAACCCGTGGATCGACCGCGCGGCGGCGTTCAGTGACATGGCCGACGATGGCTGGCAGCGCATGCTGTGCATCGAAACGGCGAATGTGATGGGTGATGTGGTGAATCTGGCACCGGGGGCGAGTCATACGCTGGGCGTGAGTATCGCCAGCACACCGCTATAG
- a CDS encoding DUF3299 domain-containing protein, which yields MRRLLLTLLLLGTGLAHAGELPETDWLELMPKSDQKALEAMPEIDHDSPEANGTFTDKGGLKQSKGLPAVMYSTKTVASMNDKNIRIGGYPVPLETDAKGRSTLFFLVPYPGACIHVPPPPPNQLVLVRYPKGLKLDDIYIPLWVTGTLKVEKVNNDLADAAYALDAAKVRVVKESDL from the coding sequence ATGCGCCGTCTTCTGCTGACTCTACTTTTACTGGGCACGGGCCTTGCCCATGCCGGCGAACTGCCGGAAACCGACTGGCTCGAACTGATGCCCAAGTCGGACCAGAAAGCCCTCGAAGCCATGCCCGAAATCGACCACGACTCGCCCGAGGCCAACGGCACCTTCACCGACAAGGGTGGCCTGAAGCAGAGTAAAGGCCTGCCGGCGGTGATGTACTCGACCAAGACCGTGGCGTCGATGAACGACAAGAACATCCGCATTGGCGGTTATCCGGTCCCGCTGGAAACCGATGCCAAGGGCCGCAGCACGCTGTTCTTCCTGGTGCCGTACCCTGGCGCCTGCATCCACGTGCCGCCACCGCCGCCTAACCAACTGGTGCTGGTGCGTTATCCCAAGGGTTTGAAGCTGGACGATATCTACATACCGCTGTGGGTCACCGGCACGCTGAAAGTCGAAAAGGTCAACAACGACCTGGCCGATGCGGCGTATGCGCTGGATGCGGCGAAAGTGCGAGTGGTTAAAGAGTCGGATTTATAA
- a CDS encoding GlsB/YeaQ/YmgE family stress response membrane protein translates to MGIIGTIFIGLIVGLLARFLKPGDDSMGWIMTILLGIGGSLAATYGGQALGIYHAGQGAGFLGALVGAVVLLVIYGLIKKNT, encoded by the coding sequence ATGGGTATTATCGGAACCATCTTCATCGGCTTGATCGTCGGCCTGCTGGCCCGTTTCCTGAAACCGGGTGACGACAGCATGGGCTGGATCATGACCATTCTGCTGGGTATCGGCGGTTCGTTGGCCGCGACGTATGGTGGCCAGGCACTGGGTATCTACCATGCCGGTCAAGGGGCAGGGTTCCTCGGCGCGCTGGTGGGCGCGGTGGTGTTGCTGGTGATCTACGGCCTGATCAAGAAAAACACCTGA
- the purE gene encoding 5-(carboxyamino)imidazole ribonucleotide mutase, which yields MSALVGVIMGSKSDWSTLSHTADMLEKLGIPYEVKVVSAHRTPDLLFQYATDAESRGIEVIIAGAGGAAHLPGMCAAKTHLPVLGVPVQSSMLSGVDSLLSIVQMPAGIPVATLAIGKAGAINAALLSASILGAKHPQFHAVLKTFRAEQTDSVLDNPDPRIA from the coding sequence ATGAGTGCACTGGTTGGCGTGATCATGGGCTCCAAGTCCGATTGGTCCACCCTTAGCCACACCGCCGATATGCTGGAAAAGCTCGGCATTCCTTACGAGGTTAAAGTGGTCTCTGCCCACCGCACCCCGGACCTGCTGTTCCAGTACGCCACCGATGCCGAGTCGCGTGGCATCGAGGTGATCATCGCCGGTGCCGGTGGCGCGGCCCACTTGCCAGGCATGTGTGCGGCCAAGACCCACCTGCCGGTACTGGGCGTGCCGGTGCAGTCGTCGATGCTCTCGGGCGTCGATTCGCTGCTCTCTATTGTGCAGATGCCTGCGGGCATTCCGGTTGCCACGCTGGCCATCGGCAAGGCCGGCGCGATCAACGCGGCCCTGCTGTCGGCAAGTATCCTGGGCGCCAAGCACCCGCAATTCCATGCGGTGCTCAAAACCTTCCGTGCTGAGCAGACAGACAGCGTCCTGGACAATCCAGACCCACGCATCGCCTGA
- the aspA gene encoding aspartate ammonia-lyase yields the protein MSSAASFRTEKDLLGVLDVPAQAYYGIQTLRAVNNFRLSGVPISHYPKLVVGLAMVKQAAADANRELGHLSEAKHAAISEACARLIRGDFHEEFVVDMIQGGAGTSTNMNANEVIANIALEAMGHSKGEYQYLHPNNDVNMAQSTNDAYPTAIRLGLLLGHDALLASLDSLIQSFAAKGEEFNHVLKMGRTQLQDAVPMTLGQEFRAFATTLGEDLARLKTLAPELLTEVNLGGTAIGTGINADPRYQHLAVSRLALISGQPLVPAADLIEATSDMGAFVLFSGMLKRTAVKLSKICNDLRLLSSGPRTGINEINLPARQPGSSIMPGKVNPVIPEAVNQVAFQIIGNDLALTIAAEGGQLQLNVMEPLIAFKIFDSIRLLQRAMDMLREHCIVGITANEARCRELVEHSIGLVTALNPYIGYENATRIARIALESGRGVLELVREEKLLDEEMLADILRPENMIAPRLVPLKA from the coding sequence ATGTCCTCCGCTGCATCTTTCCGCACCGAAAAAGACCTGCTTGGCGTACTCGACGTACCGGCTCAAGCGTATTACGGCATCCAGACCCTGCGAGCGGTGAATAACTTCCGTCTCTCCGGCGTTCCGATTTCGCATTACCCGAAGCTGGTGGTGGGCCTGGCCATGGTCAAACAGGCCGCCGCTGACGCCAACCGCGAGTTGGGTCACCTGAGCGAAGCCAAGCACGCTGCCATCAGCGAAGCTTGCGCCCGTCTGATCCGCGGCGATTTCCACGAAGAGTTCGTGGTGGACATGATTCAAGGCGGCGCTGGCACTTCAACCAACATGAATGCCAACGAAGTCATCGCCAACATCGCGCTGGAGGCCATGGGCCACAGCAAGGGCGAATACCAATACCTGCACCCCAACAACGACGTGAACATGGCGCAGTCGACCAACGACGCCTACCCGACGGCTATCCGCCTGGGTCTGCTGTTGGGTCACGATGCCCTGCTCGCCAGCCTCGACAGCCTGATCCAGTCGTTCGCGGCCAAAGGTGAAGAGTTCAACCACGTCCTGAAGATGGGTCGTACCCAACTGCAAGACGCCGTGCCGATGACCCTCGGCCAGGAATTCCGCGCTTTCGCCACCACCTTGGGCGAAGACCTGGCACGCCTGAAAACACTGGCACCAGAACTGTTGACCGAAGTGAACCTGGGCGGCACCGCGATCGGCACCGGCATCAACGCCGACCCGCGTTACCAGCACTTGGCCGTTTCGCGTCTGGCACTGATCAGCGGTCAACCGCTGGTACCGGCCGCCGACCTGATCGAAGCCACCTCCGACATGGGCGCCTTCGTGCTGTTCTCCGGCATGCTCAAGCGTACCGCGGTCAAGCTGTCGAAGATCTGCAACGACCTGCGCCTGTTGTCCAGCGGCCCACGCACCGGCATCAACGAAATCAACCTGCCAGCGCGTCAGCCAGGCAGCTCGATCATGCCAGGCAAGGTCAACCCGGTTATTCCGGAAGCCGTTAACCAGGTGGCCTTCCAGATCATCGGTAACGACCTGGCCCTGACCATCGCGGCCGAAGGCGGCCAGTTGCAACTGAACGTGATGGAGCCGCTGATCGCCTTCAAGATCTTCGACTCGATCCGCCTGCTGCAACGCGCCATGGACATGCTGCGCGAGCACTGCATCGTCGGCATCACCGCCAACGAAGCCCGCTGCCGCGAACTGGTCGAGCACTCGATCGGCCTGGTCACCGCGCTGAACCCGTACATCGGCTATGAAAACGCCACCCGCATCGCCCGTATCGCCCTCGAAAGCGGCCGTGGCGTGCTGGAACTGGTGCGCGAAGAGAAGTTGCTCGACGAAGAAATGCTCGCCGACATCCTGCGCCCGGAAAACATGATTGCCCCGCGTCTGGTGCCTTTGAAGGCCTGA